The following coding sequences are from one Salinicoccus sp. Bachu38 window:
- a CDS encoding YerC/YecD family TrpR-related protein, translated as MQIDKLRGKELDDLFEGILKLETVEECHHFFDDLCTTNELVSLKQRFQVAKMIKEGHTYSRVQNETGASSATVSRVKRCLDYGSEGYHTIIDRLD; from the coding sequence ATGCAAATAGATAAACTGAGAGGCAAAGAGCTCGATGATCTGTTCGAAGGGATACTGAAGCTTGAAACGGTTGAAGAATGCCATCACTTTTTCGATGATCTATGCACAACAAACGAACTTGTCTCATTGAAGCAGCGTTTCCAGGTGGCAAAGATGATAAAGGAGGGGCATACATACTCCAGGGTCCAGAATGAAACAGGCGCCTCGAGCGCCACGGTCTCAAGGGTCAAGCGGTGCCTGGACTATGGCAGCGAGGGATACCATACGATCATCGATCGGCTGGATTAG
- the hisD gene encoding histidinol dehydrogenase, whose protein sequence is MNVQEFRKAFDQKRDGAGFDGYKDVMDIIERVRTEGDAALRDYTEKFDGRTPESFKVPKAALKASYDAISDEEKAALETIRTRIERYQESIKYEDRDDGEFQYVYHPIEKIGVYVPGGTALYPSSVLMTVVPALAAGVREIHVTTPTFDENNITFAALYICGVEDVYTVGGAQAIAALAYGTESIPKVDKIVGPGNYYVALAKRLLFGEVGIDMIAGPSEILIYVDGDVHVDAIVYDLFAQAEHDRNARTFLLSEEEAVISEIEARLEALIDAQPRSEIIRASIRDNHYAVVDSREALLDMVNHIAPEHVSIQHRDADMIIRNIRYAGAVFNGYYSPEAIGDYAAGPSHVLPTDRTGRFSHGLNVNDFLTSHAVISLGKETYTEIAGPAKTVARREQLDAHYQSLRIRTE, encoded by the coding sequence ATGAATGTCCAGGAATTCAGGAAGGCTTTCGACCAGAAGCGTGATGGTGCCGGATTCGACGGCTATAAGGATGTGATGGACATCATCGAACGGGTCCGTACCGAAGGGGACGCCGCCCTCCGTGACTATACGGAGAAGTTCGACGGCAGGACGCCGGAATCCTTCAAAGTGCCGAAAGCGGCGCTCAAGGCAAGCTATGACGCCATATCCGATGAGGAGAAGGCGGCGCTCGAGACGATCCGCACGCGCATTGAACGCTATCAGGAGAGCATCAAGTATGAGGACAGGGACGACGGGGAGTTCCAGTACGTCTACCATCCGATCGAGAAGATCGGCGTCTACGTGCCCGGCGGCACGGCACTCTATCCGTCGAGCGTGCTGATGACCGTCGTACCTGCGCTTGCTGCAGGCGTCAGGGAAATCCATGTCACGACCCCGACATTCGACGAGAACAACATCACATTTGCCGCCCTCTACATATGCGGGGTGGAAGATGTCTATACTGTCGGCGGCGCACAGGCCATCGCCGCACTCGCCTACGGGACGGAATCCATTCCGAAGGTCGATAAGATCGTCGGCCCCGGCAACTACTATGTCGCCCTTGCCAAACGCCTGCTGTTCGGCGAAGTCGGCATCGACATGATTGCAGGACCGAGCGAGATACTGATCTATGTCGATGGGGATGTCCATGTGGATGCGATCGTCTACGACCTGTTCGCCCAGGCCGAGCATGATCGGAACGCACGGACATTCCTGCTCAGCGAAGAGGAGGCGGTCATATCGGAAATCGAAGCCCGTCTCGAGGCGCTGATCGATGCACAACCGCGCAGCGAAATCATTCGTGCCTCCATCCGGGACAACCATTACGCGGTCGTCGATTCCCGGGAAGCACTGCTCGATATGGTGAACCACATCGCCCCAGAGCATGTCTCCATCCAGCACCGTGATGCCGACATGATCATACGCAACATCAGATATGCCGGTGCCGTATTCAACGGCTACTACTCTCCGGAAGCCATCGGGGACTATGCCGCAGGCCCTTCCCATGTACTGCCGACCGACCGGACGGGGAGGTTCAGCCATGGACTCAATGTGAACGACTTCCTGACGAGCCATGCCGTCATCTCCCTCGGGAAGGAAACCTACACCGAAATCGCTGGACCGGCGAAGACCGTCGCCAGGCGTGAACAGCTCGACGCCCACTATCAATCTCTACGGATCCGAACGGAGTGA
- a CDS encoding UvrB/UvrC motif-containing protein — translation MKCESCNEREATIHISKGNGFEKTEKFLCEQCANASFENDFSYPDDTFNIQKLLKSLSEHPSLQQTQRRPKQCGTCGSTINTIVQMGKFGCPDCYATFGSQAADIISRVQAHQSEHAGKMPVKSRAHLKTRKKLEQLRGRLEKLVETQEFEEAAVVRDEIRALEQAGDSDGI, via the coding sequence ATGAAATGCGAATCATGCAACGAAAGAGAAGCAACCATTCATATCTCAAAGGGCAACGGCTTCGAAAAGACTGAAAAGTTTCTTTGTGAGCAGTGCGCCAACGCATCGTTTGAGAATGATTTCAGTTATCCGGACGATACCTTCAACATCCAGAAGCTGCTCAAGTCACTGTCCGAGCACCCGTCCCTGCAGCAGACGCAGCGGCGTCCGAAGCAGTGCGGGACATGCGGCTCCACCATCAACACCATTGTACAGATGGGGAAATTCGGCTGTCCGGACTGCTACGCCACCTTCGGCAGCCAGGCCGCCGACATCATCAGCAGGGTGCAGGCCCACCAGTCGGAACATGCCGGGAAGATGCCGGTGAAATCCCGCGCCCATCTGAAAACGAGGAAAAAGCTCGAGCAGCTGAGGGGCCGGCTTGAAAAGCTTGTCGAAACCCAGGAGTTTGAAGAGGCGGCAGTAGTGCGTGATGAAATCAGAGCGCTGGAACAGGCAGGTGATAGTGATGGAATATAG
- a CDS encoding ATP-dependent Clp protease ATP-binding subunit, whose product MLFGRLTERAQKVLAYAQEEAINLKHSNIGTEHLLLGLVKENEGIAAKVLESFNITEEKVKEEVFNLINEGSEPSSSIHYTPRAKKVIELSMDEARKLHHNFVGTEHLLLGLIRESEGVAARVLSNLDLNITKARAAVIKMLGNPESFQQKDGMKKDHNTPTLDSLARDLTQIARDEMLDPVIGRSKEITRVIEVLSRRTKNNPVLIGEPGVGKTAIAEGLAQAIIKNEVPETLKDKRVMSLDMGTVVAGTKYRGEFEERMKKVMEEIHKAGNVVLFIDELHTLIGAGGAEGAIDASNILKPALARGELQCIGATTLDEYRKHIEKDAALERRFQPVQVDEPNVEDAILILRGLRDRYEAHHRITITDEALEAAAVMSDRYVQDRFLPDKAIDLIDEASSKVRLRSYTSPPDLKDLEGKLEAIKKEKDAAVQSQEFEAAANYRDQQTKLETELKKREDNWKKEQGQASQSVTRSDIELVISSITGIPLSKIAEDESERLMNLESILHDRVIGQEDAVASISKAVRRARAGLKNPKRPIGSFIFLGPTGVGKTELARALSEAMFGEEDAMIRVDMSEYMEKHSVSRLVGSPPGYVGYDDGGQLTEKVRRKPYSLVLFDEIEKAHPDVFNMLLQVLDDGRLTDSNGRTVDFRNTIIVMTSNVGAQELRDNKFAGFGTTTQSQDYDTIRNTMMKELKNSFRPEFINRVDDIIVFHSLEKEHLKEIVTLMINQLTQRLSNQDIHLEVTESATEKIAEEGYDPEYGARPLARSIQRHIEDTLSESLLSGNELEGRVVTIDYKDDEFSVSTKDKVAVE is encoded by the coding sequence ATGTTATTTGGGAGACTGACTGAAAGAGCGCAAAAAGTGCTGGCTTACGCACAGGAAGAGGCAATCAACCTCAAGCATTCGAATATCGGGACCGAGCACCTGCTGCTTGGGCTCGTGAAGGAAAATGAAGGGATCGCCGCGAAAGTGCTCGAATCCTTCAATATCACCGAAGAGAAAGTGAAGGAGGAAGTGTTCAACCTGATCAACGAAGGCAGCGAACCTTCCTCATCCATCCACTACACGCCGAGAGCGAAGAAGGTCATCGAGCTGTCAATGGATGAAGCACGCAAGCTCCACCATAATTTCGTGGGGACGGAGCATCTCCTGCTCGGCCTGATCAGGGAGAGTGAAGGTGTGGCCGCACGTGTGCTGTCCAATCTCGACCTGAACATTACGAAGGCCCGTGCTGCAGTCATCAAGATGCTCGGCAACCCCGAGTCGTTCCAGCAGAAGGACGGCATGAAAAAGGATCACAATACACCAACCCTGGATTCACTGGCACGCGACCTTACGCAGATTGCCCGTGATGAAATGCTCGACCCGGTCATCGGCAGGTCCAAGGAGATCACCCGCGTGATTGAAGTGCTGAGCAGAAGGACGAAGAACAACCCGGTACTGATTGGTGAACCTGGTGTCGGCAAGACGGCGATTGCCGAAGGCCTTGCACAGGCGATCATCAAAAATGAAGTGCCGGAAACACTGAAGGACAAGCGTGTCATGTCACTGGACATGGGAACCGTTGTGGCAGGTACGAAGTACCGTGGTGAATTCGAAGAACGCATGAAGAAGGTCATGGAGGAAATCCACAAGGCCGGCAACGTCGTGCTGTTCATCGATGAATTGCACACGCTGATCGGGGCCGGTGGCGCCGAAGGCGCAATCGATGCATCCAACATCCTGAAGCCTGCGCTTGCACGTGGGGAACTGCAGTGCATCGGGGCGACGACGCTTGATGAATACCGCAAGCACATCGAAAAGGATGCGGCACTGGAGCGCCGTTTCCAGCCTGTACAGGTGGATGAGCCGAATGTCGAAGATGCGATACTGATTCTGAGGGGTCTCCGTGACCGCTACGAAGCCCACCACAGGATCACCATCACGGACGAAGCGCTGGAAGCGGCGGCAGTCATGAGCGACCGTTATGTCCAGGACAGGTTCCTGCCGGACAAGGCGATCGACCTGATTGATGAAGCGTCCTCCAAAGTCAGGCTCAGAAGCTACACATCCCCGCCGGACCTGAAAGATCTTGAGGGCAAGCTCGAAGCAATCAAGAAGGAGAAGGATGCAGCCGTACAGAGCCAGGAGTTCGAAGCGGCGGCGAACTATAGGGATCAGCAGACGAAACTTGAAACCGAACTTAAAAAACGCGAAGATAACTGGAAGAAGGAACAGGGACAGGCATCACAGTCGGTGACCAGAAGTGACATCGAACTGGTCATCAGCAGCATCACAGGCATCCCGCTGTCCAAAATCGCAGAGGACGAGTCGGAGAGGCTGATGAACCTCGAGTCCATCCTGCATGACCGTGTCATCGGCCAGGAGGATGCTGTGGCTTCGATCTCGAAAGCGGTCAGAAGGGCACGTGCCGGGCTCAAGAATCCGAAGCGTCCAATCGGCAGCTTCATCTTCCTCGGCCCGACGGGTGTCGGTAAGACAGAACTTGCCAGAGCACTCAGTGAAGCGATGTTTGGGGAAGAGGATGCGATGATCCGCGTCGACATGAGTGAGTACATGGAGAAGCATTCCGTCTCCCGTCTCGTCGGTTCACCACCGGGCTATGTCGGATATGATGATGGTGGCCAGCTTACGGAAAAAGTGAGAAGGAAACCTTATTCACTCGTACTTTTCGATGAAATCGAGAAGGCTCACCCGGACGTCTTCAACATGCTTCTGCAAGTATTGGATGACGGACGTCTGACAGACTCCAATGGACGTACCGTCGACTTCAGGAACACGATCATCGTCATGACATCGAACGTCGGTGCCCAGGAGCTCAGGGACAATAAATTTGCAGGCTTCGGTACAACGACGCAGTCCCAGGACTACGACACGATCAGAAATACGATGATGAAGGAGCTGAAGAACAGCTTCCGTCCGGAATTCATCAACCGTGTGGATGACATCATCGTCTTCCACAGCCTGGAAAAAGAACATCTCAAAGAGATTGTGACGCTCATGATCAACCAGTTGACACAGCGCTTGAGCAACCAGGATATTCATCTTGAAGTCACCGAGTCGGCCACCGAGAAGATTGCAGAGGAAGGATATGATCCGGAATATGGTGCGCGTCCACTCGCCCGCTCCATCCAGCGTCATATCGAAGACACGCTCAGTGAATCCCTGCTTTCCGGTAACGAACTCGAAGGCAGAGTCGTCACAATCGACTACAAGGATGACGAATTCAGTGTAAGCACGAAAGACAAAGTTGCAGTAGAATAG
- the hisG gene encoding ATP phosphoribosyltransferase translates to MITVALTKGRLFKDFLKYMNENDLNNYISALDGETRSLYTVVDNVKFIFAKGPDVPTYVESGVADLGIVGSDIITEDTFNILNVSQLPFGDCHFSVAALPEQEEFKVIATKYTNIAHEYFKNKRQDVSLIHLNGSVELAPLLGLSDGIVDIVQTGGTLRDNGLVEHEKIMDIHARLIANKRTFYTKEDEIYDFIREIGVIE, encoded by the coding sequence ATGATTACAGTCGCACTTACGAAAGGCCGACTTTTCAAGGACTTTCTCAAATACATGAATGAAAACGACCTGAACAACTATATCAGTGCCCTGGACGGCGAGACGCGCTCGCTCTACACCGTCGTGGACAACGTCAAATTCATCTTCGCCAAAGGACCGGATGTGCCGACCTATGTCGAAAGCGGTGTGGCGGACCTCGGCATCGTCGGCTCCGACATCATCACCGAAGACACATTCAATATACTGAATGTCTCCCAGCTGCCGTTCGGCGACTGCCACTTCTCCGTGGCCGCCCTCCCAGAGCAGGAGGAGTTCAAGGTCATCGCGACGAAGTACACCAACATCGCCCATGAATATTTCAAGAATAAACGGCAGGATGTCTCACTGATCCACCTGAACGGCTCGGTGGAACTTGCACCGCTGCTCGGACTCTCGGACGGCATCGTGGACATCGTCCAGACGGGCGGCACGCTCAGGGACAACGGGCTCGTCGAGCACGAGAAGATCATGGACATCCATGCACGGCTCATCGCAAACAAGCGGACCTTCTACACAAAAGAGGATGAGATCTATGACTTCATCCGTGAAATCGGGGTGATCGAATGA
- a CDS encoding GNAT family N-acetyltransferase, with translation MSEDIIRVAVKEDAEEFLDLMKRAFEPLKELGIEWPSVNVDLEDVSNNITHSTAYVLERDGEIISTITIRFPWDEGISISGYPFVWWFATKPEYKGQGVGDRLLTYVEETILRDMLKAPAVVLGTSLKFHPWLKGIYERRGYELYATHEQEYGDVDGLMRKVLIPERFDEEILGQPVLDEAERT, from the coding sequence ATGTCCGAAGATATTATCAGAGTGGCTGTAAAAGAGGATGCTGAAGAATTTCTGGATTTGATGAAGCGTGCATTTGAACCACTTAAAGAACTGGGCATAGAATGGCCCTCGGTTAATGTGGACCTGGAAGATGTGTCTAATAATATAACGCACTCTACAGCATATGTACTGGAACGTGATGGTGAAATCATTTCAACGATAACGATCAGATTTCCCTGGGACGAAGGGATTTCGATTTCCGGTTACCCATTTGTCTGGTGGTTCGCAACAAAACCGGAGTATAAAGGCCAGGGTGTAGGAGACAGGCTTCTCACATATGTAGAAGAAACAATATTGAGGGATATGCTGAAGGCTCCGGCGGTGGTTTTGGGCACATCATTGAAATTCCATCCATGGTTGAAAGGGATTTATGAAAGACGGGGATATGAGCTCTACGCCACACATGAGCAGGAATACGGTGATGTCGATGGGTTGATGCGTAAAGTGCTGATTCCGGAGCGCTTCGATGAAGAAATCCTTGGTCAGCCTGTATTGGATGAAGCAGAACGAACTTAA
- a CDS encoding metallophosphoesterase, producing the protein MRIGVISDLHIDRSDIDKNEMEQLLTHEIKAQELDLLLIAGDVSSHYKMTSAFLKALSDLAQIKVLFVPGNHDYWLKEEDTLTTPEVYELYKNMPGSVLEAPYIINDDWAIVGHSGWYDYTYADARFSEEKLTRGKFYGGTWQDKLNIDWQLHDRELSKIFAEKVKGDLEKVKDKNIILMTHVVTHRRYAVPMPHRLFDYFNAFIGTSDFDGLYEKYPIRYSIMGHVHFRHQFRQNDVTYICACLGYQREWQTDDIHAEIRDTLQVIEI; encoded by the coding sequence ATGAGAATTGGCGTTATTTCAGATCTGCACATAGACCGCAGTGATATCGATAAAAATGAAATGGAACAGCTTCTGACACATGAAATCAAAGCACAGGAACTGGATCTGCTGCTCATTGCCGGGGATGTGTCGAGCCACTATAAAATGACCTCCGCGTTCCTGAAGGCACTTTCCGACCTGGCACAGATCAAGGTACTCTTCGTCCCGGGGAATCATGACTATTGGCTGAAAGAGGAGGATACCCTCACAACCCCCGAAGTATATGAACTATATAAAAATATGCCGGGGAGTGTGCTGGAAGCGCCTTACATCATCAATGACGACTGGGCGATTGTCGGCCACAGTGGATGGTATGACTATACTTATGCGGATGCCCGTTTCAGCGAGGAAAAACTGACCCGGGGCAAATTCTACGGCGGCACCTGGCAGGATAAACTGAATATAGACTGGCAGCTCCACGACAGGGAGCTCTCCAAAATATTTGCCGAAAAAGTAAAAGGGGACCTGGAGAAGGTGAAGGATAAAAACATCATTCTGATGACCCATGTCGTTACACATAGAAGGTATGCCGTCCCGATGCCGCACCGCCTGTTCGACTATTTCAACGCGTTTATAGGAACGTCTGATTTTGATGGATTGTATGAAAAATACCCCATCAGATACAGCATCATGGGGCACGTGCACTTCCGGCATCAATTCAGGCAGAATGATGTTACGTACATCTGTGCCTGCCTGGGCTACCAGAGGGAATGGCAAACGGATGATATCCACGCTGAAATCAGGGATACTTTGCAGGTGATAGAAATATGA
- a CDS encoding protein arginine kinase — protein MKSERWNRQVIVMEYSHISPWMQDVEELPVEMSTRVRLARNVSHLPFPYMMKDDGGLEPVLAKLEAVLDGYRRVEMNGLQFEDKALLVEKHLVSPLFTKRGLLSYISEDESVSIMVNEEDHLRIQTMGVGIPMIDLYRKADAIDDMLESEVDYAFDEKYGYLTACPTNVGTGLRASVMLHLPALTFGSRIQTLAANLSRFGFTLRGIYGEGSVPLGHIYQLSNQLTLGQTEEEIINNLDELKERIVEEEMEMRSWLESEHLLEVKDSVYRSYGLLKHAYRMPLKEAAKCLSDLKLGTDLKLIEHEDFQFQKWIQLIQPAFIKMRLNEKDKEITSLEHAVEEERAALMRQLLGGE, from the coding sequence ATGAAATCAGAGCGCTGGAACAGGCAGGTGATAGTGATGGAATATAGCCATATCAGCCCATGGATGCAGGATGTCGAGGAACTGCCGGTTGAAATGTCCACACGGGTCAGGCTGGCCCGTAACGTGAGCCATCTCCCCTTCCCCTACATGATGAAGGACGATGGTGGCCTCGAACCTGTGCTGGCGAAGTTGGAAGCGGTACTGGATGGATACCGGCGTGTGGAGATGAATGGCCTCCAGTTCGAGGACAAGGCCCTGCTGGTTGAAAAGCATCTGGTGAGCCCATTGTTTACGAAGCGGGGGCTCCTCAGTTATATTAGTGAAGACGAATCCGTTTCCATCATGGTCAACGAAGAGGATCACCTGCGCATCCAGACGATGGGTGTCGGCATCCCGATGATCGACCTCTATAGAAAAGCGGACGCGATCGATGATATGCTGGAGTCGGAAGTCGATTATGCATTTGACGAAAAATACGGCTATCTTACCGCCTGCCCGACAAACGTCGGCACCGGCCTCCGGGCATCGGTGATGCTCCACCTGCCGGCGCTCACGTTCGGCAGCCGCATCCAGACGCTGGCTGCGAATCTGAGCCGTTTCGGCTTTACATTAAGAGGTATATATGGAGAAGGGTCCGTCCCGCTCGGTCATATATACCAGCTGTCGAACCAGCTGACGCTCGGGCAGACGGAAGAAGAGATCATAAACAACCTTGACGAACTGAAAGAACGCATTGTGGAAGAAGAGATGGAGATGCGCTCATGGCTTGAAAGTGAACATCTTCTCGAAGTGAAGGATTCGGTCTACCGCTCCTACGGCCTCCTGAAGCATGCCTACAGGATGCCATTGAAAGAAGCGGCGAAATGTCTGAGCGATCTGAAGCTCGGCACCGACCTCAAGCTGATTGAACATGAGGATTTCCAGTTCCAGAAGTGGATTCAACTTATTCAGCCAGCATTCATCAAGATGCGCCTGAATGAAAAAGATAAAGAGATCACGTCCTTGGAGCATGCTGTTGAAGAAGAGCGTGCGGCTTTGATGAGACAACTATTAGGAGGGGAATAA
- a CDS encoding ATP phosphoribosyltransferase regulatory subunit produces the protein MKNDLIIRRLKFAQDYTQLLADENYQLVDMNMVEPFNIDDKRHHSSTIIFERNEQLFSIRSDWTRSLLNYSENYHLSQRFFGYFGPVVRNYETFHQAGVELYRPTDEEILSSIDMHLSFVTERYSEKFHSIVVNDDTLLDLYIDKYALDSGIRNLVHEKNLSELRKQLGQTHPLYILLSAKVSDQMDLVNAEFGDSEIMRFIDRLKQALGGYGMKFILDLSFRSPQSYYNGFYFQAFLDHDYPLLSGGEYNSSAFGIAVNLSNGGLL, from the coding sequence ATGAAAAACGATTTGATCATCCGACGCCTGAAATTTGCACAGGATTATACACAACTGCTTGCCGATGAAAACTATCAGCTGGTCGACATGAATATGGTGGAGCCCTTCAATATCGACGATAAGCGCCACCATTCCTCGACCATCATCTTCGAGCGCAACGAACAGCTCTTCTCCATCCGCAGCGACTGGACGCGCTCCCTGCTCAACTACAGTGAGAACTATCATCTCAGCCAGCGCTTCTTCGGATACTTCGGCCCCGTGGTGAGGAATTACGAGACATTCCATCAGGCGGGAGTGGAACTCTACCGTCCCACTGATGAGGAGATACTGTCGAGCATCGACATGCATCTGTCGTTCGTCACAGAAAGGTACAGCGAGAAATTCCATTCGATCGTGGTCAATGACGATACGCTGCTCGACCTCTACATCGACAAGTACGCACTCGATTCCGGCATACGCAATCTGGTCCATGAAAAGAACCTGTCGGAACTCCGGAAACAGCTCGGACAGACCCACCCGCTCTACATACTGCTCTCGGCCAAGGTGAGCGACCAGATGGACCTTGTGAACGCCGAGTTCGGCGACAGCGAAATCATGCGCTTCATCGACAGGCTGAAGCAGGCGCTTGGAGGCTACGGCATGAAGTTCATACTCGACCTGTCATTCCGATCCCCACAGTCGTACTACAACGGCTTCTATTTCCAGGCCTTCCTGGATCACGACTATCCGCTTCTGAGCGGCGGGGAATACAACAGCAGCGCTTTCGGCATTGCGGTAAACCTATCTAACGGAGGATTGCTATGA
- a CDS encoding NupC/NupG family nucleoside CNT transporter — protein MNILMGIIGILFTFFLAWLVSSNRKLAFKKWKNILILLAIQLLLAFILLSTGAGQAVIEFLATGFNALLGFAAEGVAFVMGDLTTLEDGSAADVFFFNVLLPIIVISALIGILQFTKILPMIIRALGFLLTKITGMGYLESYNGAASMILGQSEVFISLKNQLAHLPKHRLYTLSAQAMSSVSLSIVGSYMTMLEPQYVVTAIVLNLFGTYVIVHILNPYDVTEAEDAADVDDNPDAGKSFFQILGDYIMDGAKVAMTVAAMLIGYIALIAILNEAFLLIPGMNITFQDVLGYIFMPIAFLIGIPWAEAQQAGSLMATKLITNEFVAMLDYTGMADEFSRKSQAMISVFLVSFANFSSIGIIAGSVKGLHNESGDKVARFGLKLVYGASLVSVLTAAIVGFFA, from the coding sequence TTGAATATTCTAATGGGTATCATCGGAATCTTATTTACATTCTTCCTTGCATGGCTTGTCAGCAGCAACCGCAAGCTCGCTTTCAAAAAATGGAAGAACATTCTGATCCTGCTCGCCATCCAGCTGCTGCTCGCTTTCATACTTCTTTCCACTGGCGCAGGACAGGCTGTCATCGAATTTCTGGCCACCGGCTTCAACGCACTGCTCGGATTCGCTGCTGAAGGTGTCGCCTTTGTCATGGGTGACCTGACGACACTTGAAGATGGATCAGCTGCAGATGTATTCTTCTTCAACGTGCTGTTGCCGATCATCGTGATTTCAGCACTGATCGGAATTCTGCAGTTCACCAAAATACTGCCCATGATCATCCGCGCGCTCGGTTTCCTATTGACCAAAATTACCGGCATGGGATATCTCGAATCCTATAATGGTGCAGCATCCATGATCCTTGGACAATCCGAGGTCTTCATTTCACTGAAGAACCAGCTTGCGCACCTGCCAAAACATCGGCTCTACACGCTTTCTGCACAGGCTATGAGTTCGGTTTCACTGTCCATTGTCGGCTCCTATATGACAATGCTCGAACCGCAGTATGTCGTTACGGCGATTGTACTCAACCTGTTCGGTACATACGTCATCGTGCACATCCTCAATCCATACGATGTCACCGAAGCGGAAGATGCTGCAGATGTCGATGACAACCCGGATGCAGGCAAATCGTTCTTCCAGATACTCGGGGACTACATCATGGATGGTGCCAAAGTTGCGATGACCGTTGCAGCAATGCTGATCGGTTATATCGCCCTCATCGCCATCCTGAACGAAGCATTCCTGCTCATCCCTGGCATGAACATCACATTCCAGGATGTACTCGGCTACATCTTCATGCCGATCGCATTCCTCATCGGAATTCCTTGGGCCGAAGCCCAGCAGGCGGGCAGCCTGATGGCAACAAAGCTGATTACGAACGAATTCGTTGCGATGCTCGACTATACGGGTATGGCGGACGAGTTCAGCCGCAAATCCCAGGCGATGATCTCCGTGTTCCTGGTTTCATTCGCCAACTTCTCAAGCATCGGTATCATCGCGGGCTCCGTCAAAGGGCTGCATAACGAGAGTGGCGACAAAGTGGCGCGGTTTGGCCTGAAGCTCGTATACGGTGCTTCCCTGGTCAGTGTACTCACAGCCGCAATCGTCGGCTTCTTCGCTTAA
- a CDS encoding CtsR family transcriptional regulator, with protein sequence MRNMSDIIEQYLKQLIEESGGEVVEIKRAHIAEKFDCVPSQLNYVIKTRFTNEHGYTVESKRGGGGYIRITKVETHSKSEYLARLKQLIGDGISQQNAKHIVQSLMENEVITMKEAKIIDAVLERESLMLDLPYRDRLRANILTRVIDVILYTEE encoded by the coding sequence ATGCGCAACATGTCGGATATAATCGAACAGTATCTCAAGCAGCTGATTGAAGAATCCGGCGGTGAAGTCGTGGAAATCAAACGCGCGCATATCGCAGAGAAATTCGACTGTGTCCCCTCACAGCTGAACTATGTGATAAAGACCCGTTTCACCAACGAACATGGCTACACCGTGGAAAGCAAGAGAGGCGGTGGCGGATACATCAGGATCACCAAGGTCGAGACCCATTCCAAATCCGAGTATCTGGCGCGTCTGAAACAGCTGATCGGCGATGGCATTTCGCAGCAGAATGCAAAGCATATCGTCCAGTCGCTGATGGAGAATGAAGTGATTACCATGAAAGAAGCGAAAATCATAGATGCGGTCCTGGAGAGGGAATCGCTGATGCTCGACCTGCCATACCGCGATCGCCTGCGTGCGAATATACTGACGAGGGTGATTGATGTCATTCTCTACACTGAGGAGTGA